The proteins below are encoded in one region of Phaeodactylum tricornutum CCAP 1055/1 chromosome 3, complete sequence:
- a CDS encoding predicted protein, which produces MGKAKCKESQNKRKQVRKQSKKVIPKPGEKGFKTSTQLRNERKRRAKKKEKSGYRQTESESVEAVSSMNIDPSLLYVKNPRKAPLVQKAVHFFAQQNVPNFTVFCGPAKAWRTVAKLAVRNVNNELTVGLFAPGSHNLVAVPDCPAHHPSVNCTVDVLQETARRSGIRAFDEVTGTGNLRHVAINVERATGSVQLTLVWKFTDQPADATTNKEESEALDRLCKKLIQQGTSSKGESSLTLHSLWVHYNAAWKHDNAIFNHTGRWEHRHGPKSIVENLAIDDLKIPLQFPPNVFRQANLDAFTGIIRKIRNVLQERASLSAAPPACVELYGGVGTLGLHVADLCRSLVSSDENPHNKACFEETVRQMKVSDGSVSYKSLNATEMVNSGVLNEADWIVVDPPRKGLDDVVLGAMAEVTRPQILVYVSCGFDAFQRDCKYLVQHGQWEVLHAEGHILFPGSDAIETLAFFVRRTDDDS; this is translated from the coding sequence ATGGGAAAGGCCAAATGTAAGGAAAGCCAGAACAAACGTAAGCAGGTACGGAAGCAATCCAAGAAGGTGATCCCCAAACCGGGCGAGAAAGGCTTCAAAACATCCACGCAGCTCCGTAACGAACGCAAACGACGggcgaaaaagaaggaaaagtcGGGGTACCGACAAACCGAAAGTGAATCCGTAGAAGCCGTTAGTTCCATGAACATCGATCCGTCGCTACTGTACGTCAAGAATCCTCGCAAAGCCCCGTTAGTCCAAAAGGCCGTACACTTCTTTGCCCAGCAAAACGTTCCCAATTTTACCGTGTTCTGCGGGCCTGCCAAAGCTTGGCGGACGGTAGCTAAACTCGCAGTCCGCAATGTCAACAACGAATTAACGGTTGGCTTGTTTGCACCCGGCTCACATAACCTTGTGGCCGTCCCCGATTGCCCGGCGCATCACCCCTCCGTTAATTGCACGGTCGACGTTTTGCAAGAGACCGCCCGTCGGAGCGGCATCCGGGCGTTCGACGAAGTTACCGGTACCGGAAATTTGCGGCACGTGGCAATCAATGTGGAGCGCGCCACGGGATCGGTGCAATTGACGTTGGTTTGGAAATTTACCGATCAACCAGCAGATGCGACGACCAACAAGGAAGAATCCGAGGCTCTCGATCGATTGTGTAAAAAGCTCATCCAACAAGGTACCTCTAGCAAAGGAGAATCTTCACTCACTCTGCATTCGCTGTGGGTACATTACAACGCGGCTTGGAAACACGACAATGCCATCTTCAATCACACTGGCCGATGGGAACATCGCCACGGCCCCAAAAGTATTGTGGAAAACCTTGCAATTGATGATTTGAAAATTCCCTTACAATTCCCTCCAAATGTGTTTCGCCAAGCCAACCTGGATGCCTTCACGGGAATCATTCGAAAGATCCGAAACGTGCTGCAGGAAAGGGCGTCCCTTTCGGCAGCCCCACCCGCGTGCGTCGAACTGTATGGGGGTGTGGGAACGCTCGGCTTGCATGTTGCTGATTTGTGTAGATCCCTCGTTTCGTCGGACGAAAATCCCCACAATAAGGCTTGTTTTGAAGAGACAGTGCGTCAAATGAAAGTGTCTGACGGTAGCGTTTCGTACAAATCTCTTAACGCTACCGAAATGGTAAATTCAGGAGTATTAAACGAGGCGGACTGGATTGTGGTGGATCCTCCGCGCAAAGGATTGGACGACGTTGTACTTGGCGCTATGGCTGAAGTTACCCGGCCACAAATACTCGTGTACGTAAGCTGCGGCTTTGATGCCTTTCAAAGAGATTGCAAATATTTAGTTCAGCACGGGCAGTGGGAAGTTTTGCACGCTGAAGGACACATTCTGTTTCCTGGAAGTGATGCCATTGAGACGTTGGCCTTCTTTGTACGAAGAACGGATGACGATTCATAA
- a CDS encoding predicted protein produces the protein MNLLVGSDALIYRSSDQSTALTVRVEDAKDMQSLLERHQDAVQSGRYVADHQLAQLQQIRKPTYAEAAAKQRHALEEAKDGGESMAAVRDESHHRHFAAPDLDQVQLQTCIVPSPQMPIGGLLSNSSPGGSNLQKAIDPSPNPPRSSSPVSTVLDVYLDNIMANVPQLALCLRDKGFIQSVKLLRTEDIPAGFLQQSTMDTSVPFSVESADSLSTDEQIFSPEIMEMNASTLLRFLKANCSKDNATYLLRREAGQTNIQLYDVSSISAQRQRKWIWWLAMMSYRFANRLRHISMSTADSSLRRKFRTRQRGLLQNTLDLLENLADMDGSAHESLSAAIRESMADTFLDAEEEHCHDAEGTDSTCTPATTPSISSQQPYGSLKADALGKAQDHLASAIKTLLPLLGRNVNKKHKSMDTCNSHVKDMSIGADEAEDSCDEDDGIEGHESHSIQIDALATQLFGIHHKMVNVSLRLVEVYLRNYHSSSAMQALRLAARNQAFEILIARPDENGNKPSFFHHGLLKLLHQRLGDACNETGKVLLDELRTLLSSFPNGQAPDDEAATPAEPLLFSAEFWFLESLEAFEKCRDLRNLALLRCNLCQCYKLRANSIFATRGGSTKDGPTHPELCLQEAADHLQAAHESLGERDVDPICWDMVSNELAATFLVLGVRRRQSLIGSGNVPLILQALRLSPGKERSIVDPMERALSIYETSGNRHQAAAAHYQLALFYAKIWTCQRDETKTRAKLSSAFGHYNAAHAFFAQAVRGNEATFGLLCMDLSNLYAAVAGEECLVHALSRCLDTAVAFAPETIESALLVDGTNSTTRAGWLEQMETLASSVEERVFKLLRNLIKLPDLAKSMRYKDWYRIGLTAKMTKATDTKAPSLTGDELLDRSVNHLLDVHRILQAVRKATEPPSVE, from the exons ATGAATTTGCTAGTAGGCTCCGACGCGTTGATATACCGGTCATCGGACCAGTCGACGGCTTTGACGGTCCGCGTTGAGGACGCCAAAGACATGCAGTCTCTTTTGGAAAGGCACCAGGATGCTGTGCAGTCGGGTCGTTACGTCGCTGATCATCAACTCGCCCAACTTCAACAAATCAGGAAACCTACTTATGCGGAAGCCGCCGCAAAGCAACGACACGCTTTGGAGGAGGCAAAGGACGGTGGTGAATCGATGGCCGCCGTACGAGACGAATCCCATCATCGGCACTTCGCTGCTCCAGATTTAGATCAGGTTCAGCTACAGACCTGCATCGTACCGTCTCCACAAATGCCAATCGGTGGTCTTTTATCGAATTCCAGCCCCGGGGGTTCCAACCTACAGAAAGCAATTGATCCGTCACCAAATCCTCCGAGGAGTTCGTCACCGGTATCGACCGTTTTGGACGTCTACCTTGATAATATAATGGCAAATGTACCGCAATTGGCATTATGTCTACGAGACAAAGGATTCATTCAGAGCGTAAAACTTTTGCGCACGGAAGATATTCCAGCAGGTTTTTTGCAGCAATCTACGATGGATACAAGTGTTCCCTTTTCGGTCGAATCAGCAGACAGTCTCTCCACCGATGAACAGATATTTTCACCCGAAATTATGGAGATGAACGCGTCTACTTTGCTCCGATTTCTCAAGGCGAACTGCTCGAAAGACAACGCGACTTATTTGCTGCGTCGGGAAGCTGGCCAAACAAATATTCAACTTTATGACGTCTCTTCAATTTCCGCTCAACGTCAACGTAAATGGATTTGGTGGTTGGCTATGATGTCGTATCGATTTGCGAATCGATTACGCCACATTTCAATGAGTACTGCTGACAGCAGTCTACGTCGAAAGTTCCGTACACGTCAACGCGGACTGCTGCAAAATACTCTCGATTTGCTAGAGAATCTCGCCGACATGGACGGAAGCGCTCACGAGAGCTTATCAGCGGCTATTCGGGAAAGTATGGCTGACACGTTtttggatgcggaagaagagcATTGCCACGATGCCGAAGGGACCGACAGTACTTGCACTCCAGCTACGACACCGTCGATATCCTCTCAGCAGCCGTATGGTTCTCTGAAGGCCGATGCTCTCGGTAAAGCCCAAGACCACTTGGCGAGTGCTATCAAGACTTTATTGCCCTTGCTGGGGCGTAACGTTAACAAAAAGCACAAATCAATGGATACCTGTAATTCGCATGTGAAGGATATGTCCATCGGCGCTGATGAAGCCGAAGATTCCTgtgatgaagacgacggcATCGAAGGCCATGAATCTCATAGTATCCAAATTGATGCGTTGGCGACGCAATTGTTTGGTATACATCATAAAATGGTGAACGTGTCTTTACGTCTGGTAGAAGTCTACCTTCGCAACTACCATTCGTCCAGCGCAATGCAGGCACTTCGCTTAGCAGCAAGGAA TCAAGCATTCGAGATCTTGATCGCAAGGCCTGATGAGAATGGCAACAAGCCAAGTTTTTTCCACCACGGTCTTTTGAAGTTGTTGCATCAACGGTTGGGTGATGCCTGTAACGAGACGGGCAAGGTTCTATTGGACGAGCTCCGCACACTTTTGAGCTCGTTCCCCAACGGGCAAGCACCGGACGATGAGGCCGCAACCCCGGCGGAGCCCCTGTTATTTTCGGCCgaattttggtttttggaaagcttAGAGGCCTTCGAGAAGTGCAGAGACTTGCGAAATTTGGCCTTGCTACGATGCAACCTCTGCCAGTGTTATAAGCTGCGGGCCAACTCTATTTTTGCGACTCGCGGCGGGTCCACCAAAGACGGTCCCACGCATCCCGAACTTTGTCTCCAGGAAGCGGCGGATCATTTGCAAGCTGCGCACGAATCGCTTGGTGAACGTGACGTGGACCCCATTTGTTGGGACATGGTAAGCAACGAGCTGGCCGCCACCTTTCTGGTGTTGGGAGTCCGTCGCCGGCAGTCCCTGATTGGATCGGGGAACGTGCCGTTGATTTTACAGGCGTTACGCCTCTCCCCAGGTAAAGAGCGATCCATAGTGGATCCCATGGAGCGTGCCTTGTCCATTTACGAAACGTCTGGAAACCGTCACCAGGCTGCGGCGGCCCATTACCAGCTGGCGTTGTTCTACGCCAAAATCTGGACGTGCCAACgcgacgaaacgaaaacgcGCGCCAAACTGTCGTCGGCGTTTGGGCACTACAACGCCGCGCACGCCTTTTTTGCGCAAGCGGTACGCGGCAACGAGGCGACTTTTGGCCTGCTGTGTATGGATTTGTCGAATTTGTACGCGGCCGTGGCGGGAGAAGAATGTTTGGTGCACGCGTTGTCGCGGTGTCTGGACACGGCGGTGGCGTTTGCACCGGAAACCATAGAAAGCGCGTTGCTTGTTGACGGCACGAACAGCACAACGCGAGCGGGGTGGTTGGAGCAAATGGAGACATTGGCGTCGTCGGTGGAGGAACGGGTGTTTAAGCTTTTACGGAATCTGATCAAACTCCCGGACCTAGCAAAGAGTATGCGCTACAAGGACTGGTACCGGATTGGATTGACGGCGAAAATGACCAAGGCGACGGACACGAAGGCCCCGAGTCTGACGGGAGACGAATTACTGGATCGCTCCGTAAATCACTTACTCGACGTGCACCGGATACTTCAGGCGGTTCGGAAGGCGACCGAGCCCCCCAGTGTAGAATAG
- a CDS encoding predicted protein, protein IQRLSPHATLPRRGSDLSAGLDLSSAANLTIAAGDRALVPTDLAVACPPGTYGRVAPRSGLALKKGIDVGAGVIDADYRGPLGVILFNWGREDFEIRQGDRVAQLILESIVLPDVVEVQGELDATERGVGGFGSTGV, encoded by the coding sequence ATCCAGCGTTTATCTCCACACGCGACGTTGCCGCGTCGGGGTTCGGACTTATCCGCCGGTTTGGACTTGTCGTCGGCCGCCAATCTGACGATTGCCGCCGGGGACCGCGCTCTGGTACCGACCGACTTGGCCGTGGCGTGTCCGCCCGGAACCTACGGACGCGTGGCTCCGCGATCCGGGCTTGCGCTCAAGAAAGGCATCGATGTTGGTGCCGGGGTCATTGATGCGGACTACCGGGGCCCGCTCGGGGTGATTCTCTTCAACTGGGGTCGGGAGGATTTTGAAATTCGACAGGGAGATCGCGTGGCGCAGCTGATTCTCGAATCCATCGTGTTGCCGGATGTTGTGGAAGTCCAAGGTGAACTGGATGCCACGGAACGGGGTGTGGGTGGGTTCGGGTCCACGGGAGTG
- a CDS encoding predicted protein, translating to VEEPTREQLRRVALVTAVPFVGFGIMDNAVMILAGDAIDTSLGVLLGISTMCAAAIGNIVSDVAGIMLGTVIEDFCTNQLGLHAPPLSTAQRQLRSVRFANQFGCAVGIVIGCIIGMLPLLFIDSQKVQVRKRQ from the coding sequence GTCGAGGAACCCACCCGGGAACAATTGCGACGCGTGGCCTTGGTCACCGCCGTGCCCTTTGTCGGCTTTGGCATTATGGACAACGCCGTCATGATTCTCGCCGGAGACGCGATTGATACCAGTCTAGGTGTACTCCTGGGGATATCGACCATGTGTGCCGCCGCGATTGGCAACATTGTCAGTGACGTGGCTGGCATTATGCTCGGGACCGTCATTGAAGATTTTTGTACCAATCAATTGGGTTTGCACGCACCACCACTCTCCACGGCCCAACGGCAATTGCGTTCGGTGCGCTTCGCCAATCAGTTTGGCTGTGCCGTCGGTATTGTCATTGGTTGCATTATCGGGATGCTCCCTTTGCTCTTTATTGACTCGCAGAAAGTACAAGTCCGCAAACGACAA
- a CDS encoding predicted protein: MAPPKTKTRTRRWRFTHRPFGSRTALGVGGLVVVVIWIVVALWWGNVLYCADETVGICAWTVWSVRTPQSPTPSLPPSLPRGPPARPSPRRTDAPPRVVYWDDDNTKGHHHVRIRSPQSPPSLLFTTPIRYPSIAYENRVLLPRDDFIRETDKVPLSEDGNTTCLPLAEWQTQSFPNCNLVHEISLLQTREGASLRTDEGRLSKLGEGWFRTTWKYEHTGHHDTTAVPATDKHNRHHHKTPFQPETVVLKTLRIVREFEPEYYELHRRDAVAMERLTHSDYVVNVYGYCGQSAVNEYANFPFGGVANLEDFDRRVRGKHDARAMAIKLRLGASVALGVAHIHQAGTHDPYAPAGMVHYDLNPRNVALFAGGIPKINDFNIAEFLTYNPATNRTCGFPGRMHQPWWRAPEEVGFGNASGTAPLLDEMVDVYALGNLLFHVLTTHAPRGKMKAYRMDEVREVVARGDPPVLMGHFATSKDPVVRAFRKAMDLCFAKRSEDRGTAYEVAIVLLDALKNTKTKHRLPHEQPEEEEQEPDPVVENEEPDDESDDESEDVIEPKG, from the exons ATGGCTCCACCAAAGA CCAAGACCCGCACACGACGATGGCGGTTCACTCATCGTCCGTTCGGGTCCCGAACCGCCCTCGGCGTCGGCGgtctcgtcgttgtcgtcatctgGATCGTTGTGGCCCTTTGGTGGGGCAACGTTTTGTACTGTGCGGACGAGACCGTCGGAATCTGCGCGTGGACAGTCTGGTCCGTCCGAACTCCCCAATCCCCTACTCCCTCCTTGCCCCCGTCGTTGCCGCGTGGACCGCCAGCACGACCGTCACCACGTCGGACCGATGCACCACCCCGGGTCGTCTACtgggacgacgacaatacCAAAGGCCACCATCACGTGCGGATACGTTCTCCCCAATCACCGCCGTCACTACTATTCACCACTCCCATTCGGTACCCCAGTATTGCGTACGAAAATAGAGTTCTCCTACCCCGCGACGACTTCATCCGCGAAACCGACAAAGTTCCGCTCTCCGAAGACGGCAACACTACCTGCCTCCCCCTCGCCGAGTGGCAGACCCAGTCATTCCCCAACTGTAACCTTGTACACGAAATATCCCTCTTGCAGACACGAGAAGGTGCTTCACTCCGCACGGATGAGGGCCGTTTGTCCAAGCTCGGCGAAGGTTGGTTCCGGACCACCTGGAAGTACGAACACACGGGCCATCACGACACCACCGCTGTCCCCGCCACCGACAAACACAACCGACACCATCACAAAACACCCTTCCAACCCGAAACCGTCGTACTGAAAACCCTCCGCATCGTTCGGGAATTCGAACCCGAGTACTACGAACTCCACCGCCGCGACGCCGTCGCTATGGAACGACTTACCCATTCCGATTACGTCGTCAACGTATACGGCTACTGCGGACAATCGGCCGTCAACGAATACGCCAATTTCCCCTTCGGCGGCGTGGCCAATCTCGAAGACTTTGACCGGCGCGTCCGGGGCAAACACGACGCCCGCGCCATGGCGATCAAACTCCGCCTGGGCGCCAGTGTCGCCTTGGGCGTTGCCCATATTCACCAAGCCGGTACGCACGATCCCTACGCCCCGGCCGGAATGGTCCACTACGACCTCAATCCCCGCAACGTGGCGCTCTTTGCCGGCGGTATTCCCAAAATTAACGATTTCAATATCGCTGAATTTCTCACCTACAATCCCGCGACCAACCGTACTTGTGGATTTCCCGGCCGCATGCACCAACCGTGGTGGCGGGCGCCCGAAGAAGTCGGGTTCGGGAACGCCAGTGGTACCGCTCCGCTTCTCGACGAAATGGTGGACGTGTACGCCCTCGGGAATTTGCTCTTTCACGTACTGACGACCCACGCGCCGCGCGGGAAAATGAAAGCCTACCGGATGGACGAGGTTCGCGAGGTAGTGGCGCGGGGGGACCCGCCGGTGCTGATGGGACACTTTGCGACTTCCAAAGATCCCGTCGTCCGGGCGTTCCGCAAAGCCATGGATCTGTGTTTCGCTAAACGATCCGAGGACCGCGGGACGGCTTACGAAGTAGCTATTGTGCTTTTGGACGCCTTGAAGAATACCAAAACCAAGCATCGATTGCCGCACGAACAAccggaggaagaagaacaggAACCGGACCCGGTTGTCGAGAACGAAGAGCCGGACGACGAATCCGACGACGAGTCTGAAGACGTGATTGAACCCAAGGGCTGA
- a CDS encoding predicted protein translates to MSTTTTDALNAAVAAMNQGRVFDVTIVCTTDDHQAAYWMDRLAAGVCRRPDQSATSASNPYPMVLAVSEDWNAPGGAGNGLGTLYAFEKANALAQQHYSVNLAGALAAGEISAALYHTAGKGTRLAPLPASENNNKPGVKLPFGLQLSDGSYQPLTVLEAVVKQTGIYAKARKGRLSVYWGDQVFLPSQPFDSAPTHHIDIMCTLLGDQAPTAEEWTAQGLEKYGVIACIQTAENRVDAAQVEKVSHATATAMLDKLGKIRQVGPSLGSFSVSAMILQALCAEFTPELAEKTGKLDTDPHFWMPLTLSSEDYLALMEQKGTDNVTAKAHYDRMAAMKDKLDLGDKMGLFGAVDVGKDACWWDYGLVKLYSKNTLVLLEDSPSATLLKKFLGLAPDAHVIDSTVREEVALDANSFVFGSKVAAGSIQNSLLASSQAAEITADGAIIVNCVARKITAGPGAILYNIMDQSEAGIVAGAGDIQVAVTDETGHAKILKSRMDVDGGQAWKIQLPQNDVTFEQVHQQNQNANIQVIQALRQAKFEEIAQTLEF, encoded by the exons ATGTCTACTACCACTACTGATGCTTTGAATGCGGCGGTCGCCGCCATGAATCAAGGCCGCGTTTTTGACGTGACGATTGTCTGCACCACGGACGATCACCAAGCCGCCTATTGGATGGACCGTTTGGCGGCGGGCGTGTGTCGTCGCCCGGATCAATCCGCCACTTCCGCCAGCAATCCCTACCCCATGGTCTTGGCCGTCAGCGAAGACTGGAACGCCCCAGGAGGCGCCGGTAACGGACTCGGAACACTCTACGCTTTTGAAAAGGCCAACGCCCTGGCGCAGCAACACTACAGCGTCAATTTGGCTGGAGCTCTGGCCGCCGGGGAGATCTCGGCCGCGCTCTATCATACGGCTGGGAAAGGGACCCGACTTGCACCCTTACCGGCTTcggaaaacaacaacaaacctGGTGTG AAACTACCCTTTGGATTGCAACTTAGCGACGGATCCTACCAGCCTTTGACTGTCCTAGAGGCCGTCGTTAAGCAAACCGGTATTTACGCAAAGGCCCGTAAAGGTCGTCTTTCCGTTTACTGGGGTGACCAGGTCTTTTTGCCTTCTCAGCCATTTGACTCGGCGCCTACCCACCACATCGATATTATGTGCACCTTGCTCGGTGATCAGGCACCGACGGCGGAAGAGTGGACCGCTCAGGGCTTGGAAAAGTACGGCGTCATCGCTTGCATTCAAACAGCCGAAAATCGAGTTGACGCTGCCCAAGTGGAAAAGGTTTCCCACGCCACGGCCACCGCCATGCTCGACAAGCTCGGAAAAATTCGACAAGTTGGTCCCTCCCTGGGTAGTTTCTCCGTTAGTGCCATGATTTTGCAAGCGCTCTGCGCGGAATTCACCCCTGAGCTGGCGGAGAAAACCGGCAAACTCGACACGGATCCCCATTTTTGGATGCCCCTCACCTTGTCCTCCGAAGACTACCTCGCGTTGATGGAGCAAAAGGGTACAGACAACGTCACTGCCAAGGCTCATTATGACCGCATGGCCGCCATGAAGGACAAACTGGACTTGGGCGACAAGATGGGGCTCTTTGGCGCCGTGGATGTTGGCAAAGACGCGTGTTGGTGGGACTACGGACTCGTCAAGCTGTATTCCAAAAATACACtcgttttgttggaagactCGCCGTCGGCCACGCTACTCAAAAAGTTTTTGGGATTGGCTCCAGATGCCCACGTTATTGATTCCACCGTACGCGAAGAAGTCGCGTTGGACGCGAAttcctttgtctttggcAGTAAGGTGGCTGCCGGGTCGATTCAAAACTCCCTTCTTGCCTCCTCACAAGCGGCAGAGATTACCGCCGATGGGGCTATTATTGTCAATTGCGTGGCTCGTAAGATTACGGCTGGTCCGGGTGCGATTCTGTACAATATAATGGACCAATCGGAAGCGGGTATTGTGGCCGGCGCGGGAGATATTCAAGTCGCCGTTACGGACGAGACGGGCCACGCTAAAATTCTCAAATCCCGAATGGATGTGGATGGAGGTCAAGCCTGGAAGATCCAGTTGCCCCAGAACGATGTTACCTTTGAACAGGTACACCAGCAGAACCAGAACGCCAATATCCAGGTGATTCAGGCGCTTCGACAGGCCAAGTTTGAGGAAATTGCCCAGACCTTGGAATTTTAG
- a CDS encoding predicted protein, whose product MNADANRNTTSISSSTNSDAVDGEASSPVAAVPRKQLQHDSASFLRENVKAEINKQVVRHKLAKLRHLVIPQAINAAYLDSLFPDLLQSFDPQTVTYNGGVANVTNWKISCYLEVMEGGIPCTTPNETLLELFRPVLNTCNDLFLHWYRQQHACNARARRWTSSVAENAPSMQSCYRLMTFVTRYTPNPGEQALLKHVDGAGKVDGSVVLALPIDKWSAPEEVNTFVGGGLTFWDGKNNANSTQDASTQPREIHYDTRSGDLAFIDRSDETARKRYLSPTSQGFNTVVCFSDSLSMIRRAVWHQADPITKGTRWALVIFYKVL is encoded by the exons ATGAATGCCGACGCCAACAGGAACACCACGAGCATAAGCTCCTCGACGAATAGCGACGCCGTCGACGGCGAAGCGTCGTCAcctgttgctgctgttccaCGAAAACAGCTCCAGCACGATTCAGCTTCCTTTCTGAGAGAAAATGTGAAGGCAGAAATCAATAAGCAGGTAGTTCGTCACAAACTTGCCAAGCTCCGTCATTTGGTTATCCCTCAAGCCATCAACGCAGCGTATTTGGACAGTCTCTTCCCGGACTTGCTCCAATCGTTCGACCCTCAAACGGTGACCTACAATGGTGGTGTCGCCAACGTGACCAATTGGAAAATATCGTGCTACCTTGAAGTGATGGAAGGAGGAATTCCTTGTACAACGCCCAACGAAACTCTATTGGAACTGTTCCGACCAGTGCTCAACACGTGCAATGATTTGTTTCTCCACTGGTACCGACAACAACACGCTTGCAACGCCCGGGCTAGGCGATGGACCAGCTCGGTGGCAGAAAATGCCCCATCTATGCAAAGTTGCTACCGACTCATGACTTTCGTTACACGTTACACACCCAATCCAGGCGAACAAGCCTTGCTCAAG CACGTCGACGGTGCGGGGAAGGTGGACGGATCCGTCGTGCTGGCCTTGCCCATCGACAAATGGTCGGCGCCGGAAGAGGTAAACACCTTTGTCGGTGGGGGTCTCACCTTTTGGGACGGCAAAAATAATGCAAATAGTACGCAGGATGCGTCGACCCAGCCTCGCGAAATCCACTACGACACGCGTTCCGGTGATCTAGCCTTTATTGATCG CTCCGACGAGACAGCAAGAAAACGTTATCTTTCGCCGACTTCACAAGGTTTCAACACTGTGGTCTGTTTTTCTGACTCATTGTCCATGATTCGTAGAGCCGTTTGGCATCAAGCAGATCCGATTACTAAGGGAACGCGTTGGGCACTCGTGATCTTTTACAAAGTGTTGTAA
- a CDS encoding predicted protein, with protein MSRVLPVGLVQASLSSLVDLSTSKGANKELAHVKAYIYAQAILPLIADSNRDAARTISDNVDFAGEPFKIGLRDVAVAYSIGLSGTGLDCSQIGSSDAIDGCTGSVSSESKLGIILGVLLGSIAAIGVAILVRVRRRRGVQDKPSFVAPKGILNHSSEQLVGRCRESAPERVGSETQELSEDYNDADSIDREEYLDQAPENCNHDVV; from the coding sequence ATGTCTCGCGTTTTGCCTGTCGGGTTGGTCCAGGCCTCTCTCAGCTCTTTGGTCGATTTGTCCACCAGCAAGGGCGCTAACAAAGAATTGGCTCACGTGAAGGCGTATATCTACGCCCAAGCGATTCTACCACTCATTGCGGACAGCAATCGTGATGCGGCACGGACGATCAGTGACAACGTGGATTTTGCGGGCGAGCCTTTCAAAATTGGTCTCAGGGATGTTGCCGTGGCCTATTCCATTGGGCTGTCCGGAACTGGTCTAGACTGCTCCCAAATCGGCTCGTCGGACGCCATTGACGGATGCACCGGTTCGGTttcgtcggaatcgaagCTGGGAATCATTTTGGGTGTTTTGCTCGGCTCCATTGCAGCGATTGGTGTTGCGATATTGGTCAGAGTAAGAAGGCGAAGGGGTGTTCAAGACAAGCCCTCCTTTGTAGCCCCCAAGGGAATCTTGAACCACTCGTCTGAACAACTGGTAGGACGTTGTCGAGAGTCCGCTCCGGAACGAGTCGGCTCGGAGACTCAAGAACTCTCGGAGGACTATAACGACGCGGATTCCATTGACAGGGAAGAATACCTTGATCAAGCCCCCGAAAATTGCAACCATGATGTTGTTTAG
- the PetJ gene encoding cytochrome c6, cytochrome c553 (cytochrome c6, cytochrome c553. Nucleus-encoded. Transfers electrons from cytochrome B6f complex to Photosystem I.) gives MKLAVIATLLATASAFSIQAEFSKVAKGAAAVGVGAVIAAAPALAGDVGAGEQIFNANCAACHAGGQNVIMPEKTLEKEALDQYLAGGRSEKAIISQVTGGKNAMPAFGGRLSDEEIANVAAYVLASAEAGWE, from the exons ATGAAGCTCGCAGTTATCGCAACTCTTCTCGCCACTGCCTCGGCATTCTCCATCCAGGCTGAATTCAGTAAG GTCGCCAAGGgtgccgccgccgtcggtgTTGGTGCCGTAATTGCCGCCGCCCCGGCACTGGCTGGGGACGTCGGTGCTGGTGAGCAAATCTTCAACGCCAACTGCGCTGCCTGCCACGCCGGTGGACAGAACGTCATTATGCCGGAAAAGACCCTCGAGAAGGAAGCCCTTGATCAATACCTTGCCGGCGGACGTTCCGAGAAAGCCATTATCTCCCAGGTCACCGGAGGAAAGAACGCCATGCCTGCATTTGGCGGACGTCtatcggacgaagaaattgccaATGTTGCCGCCTACGTTCTTGCCTCGGCTGAAGCCGGATGGGAGTAA
- a CDS encoding predicted protein: MAESGTGIQELMAAETRASQIVAEARIGRGDRMKQAKVEAQQLIDSYRAEKQEEFNNMALSQGGSEGNAAAALQAETNKEVQAMEGLFQKNVQGAVDVLLSKCCEVSLEVPTARVRATQKMAGTV; encoded by the exons ATGGCGGAATCAGGTACCGGCATTCAAGAACTCATGGCTGCGGAAACGCGTGCCTCGCAGATTGTTGCGGAAGCTCGTATCG GCCGTGGGGACCGCATGAAACAGGCCAAAGTCGAAGCCCAACAATTGATCGATTCGTACCGAGCGGAGAAGCAGGAAGAGTTCAACAACATGGCCTTGAGTCAGGGCGGTTCGGAAGGCAACGCCGCGGCAGCCCTCCAGGCCGAAACCAACAAGGAAGTCCAGGCCATGGAAGgtctcttccaaaagaatgtCCAGGGAGCCGTCGACGTGCTGCTCAGCAAGTGCTGCGAAGTGTCGTTGGAAGTACCGACCGCTCGAGTCCGTGCCACGCAAAAGATGGCCGGGACGGTCTAA